The following proteins come from a genomic window of Miscanthus floridulus cultivar M001 chromosome 2, ASM1932011v1, whole genome shotgun sequence:
- the LOC136538547 gene encoding uncharacterized protein produces the protein MTETEGQPDSGSATAGGNVLRRNSDDVGWVFGVLVNPNNKDQVKCILCDKVMFGGVYRLKQHIAQEGKNAKKCQGTKTSKEKLKEAQEKCKKALDEAKRKREEKTVREIELREEVHVSRVGTSEEVTCVGSSKLHKLGPMDKWTKAIDPTATKSESLTQQKLNKELWKERLHEVHKYIARWAYNHAIPFNACDNDEFKQMCEAIGQFGSGIEPPTMFDLRGRLLEEEYARTNSLLQEREAEKMKNGCSIMTDAWSDKKKRSIMNLCTNCADGTSFISSKEMSDVSHTSEVIFELVDKAIEDIGEDDVVQVVTDNASNNMGAKKLLHEKRPHIFWTSCAAHTINLMLQGIGNIPRFKKVVDQAKAFTIFVYGHTRTLECMRYFTEGREIVRPGVTRFASNFLTLESIQEKKDQLRKMMVHSRWDSLKDVKSQKEKNATATILNPNFWKDVKLTLAVFEPLFKVLRLVDGDVKPSMGFVYGELLKAKRQIKEALGNVESRFKDVIDIVGKMAGRLDSPLHLTAYLLNPHYSYADPSIFDVPKITEGFISCVETFYYHDEEMQEQAANVELQKFQSREGPFSKKLARTFENFDYNPASWWRLYGTETPALQKMATRILSLTASSSGCERNWSGFDGVHTKKRNRLTVDRLNKLVYIQFNNRLLNKRAKIKSKKITDVLLSSDTTEAQGFLQENGDDLAVIVFRDDEDEELMEGTGIPWSVLGDAVGAEEQLELRRSARVRELYEGEEFQSEEEEFDEDEDDYVMDD, from the exons ATGACGGAAACAGAGGGTCAACCTGACTCTGGAAGTGCAACAGCAGGAGGAAATGTCTTGAGAAGGAACTCAGATGATGTGGGATGGGTGTTTGGGGTTCTTGTTAATCCGAACAACAAGGACCAGGTGAAGTGCATACTCTGTGACAAGGTCATGTTTGGAGGGGTTTATCGGTTGAAGCAGCATATCGCCCAAGAAGGAAAGAATGCAAAGAAATGCCAGGGCACGAAGACCTCCAAAGAGAAGTTAAAGGAGGCTCAAGAAAAGTGCAAGAAAGCACTAGATGAAGCAAAAAGGAAGAGGGAGGAGAAGACTGTTCGTGAGATAGAACTTAGAGAGGAAGTTCATGTATCTAGGGTTGGAACCTCAGAGGAAGTCACTTGTGTTGGAAGTTCAAAGCTTCACAAATTAGGCCCCATGGACAAATGGACAAAAGCTATTGATCCTACAGCAACCAAATCTGAATCTTTGACTCAACAAAAGCTGAACAAGGAACTTTGGAAAGAAAGATTACATGAGGTGCATAAATATATTGCAAGATGGGCCTATAACCATG CAATACCATTCAATGCTTGTGACAACGATGAGTTCAAGCAAATGTGTGAAGCAATTGGACAATTTGGGTCTGGAATTGAACCGCCAACTATGTTTGACCTGAGAGGGAGATTGCTAGAAGAAGAATATGCAAGAACCAATAGTTTGCTGCAAGAACGTGAAGCCGAGAAGATGAAGAATGGGTGCTCTATTATGACCGATGCTTGGTCAGATAAGAAGAAGAGAAGCATAATGAATTTGTGCACTAATTGTGCTGATGGAACCAGTTTTATTTCCTCAAAAGAGATGTCAGATGTGTCACACACAAGTGAAGTCATCTTTGAACTAGTAGACAAAGCAATTGAGGACATTGGTGAGGATGATGTGGTGCAAGTTGTGACTGACAATGCTTCTAACAACATGGGAGCAAAGAAGCTTCTGCATGAGAAGAGACCACATATCTTTTGGACCTCTTGTGCAGCTCACACAATCAACTTGATGCTCCAGGGAATTGGCAACATTCCTCGGTTCAAGAAGGTGGTTGACCAAGCAAAGGCATTCACCATATTTGTCTATGGGCACACAAGAACACTAGAGTGCATGAGATACTTCACTGAGGGGAGAGAGATAGTAAGGCCAGGAGTGACTAGGTTTGCTTCAAACTTTCTGACTTTGGAAAGCATACAAGAGAAGAAGGACCAGCTAAGAAAGATGATGGTTCATAGTAGGTGGGACTCACTGAAGGATGTGAAATCACAGAAGGAAAAAAATGCTACAGCAACTATATTGAATCCAAATTTTTGGAAGGATGTGAAGTTGACATTGGCTGTTTTTGAGCCATTGTTCAAAGTTCTTCGTTTGGTTGATGGAGATGTGAAGCCATCCATGGGTTTCGTATATGGAGAACTATTGAAGGCAAAGAGACAGATCAAAGAGGCCCTTGGCAATGTTGAGTCCCGTTTCAAGGATGTTATTGACATTGTTGGGAAGATGGCTGGAAGACTTGATTCTCCATTGCATTTGACAGCTTATTTGCTGAATCCACACTACAGTTATGCTGATCCATCAATCTTTGATGTCCCCAAAATAACAGAAGGTTTTATCAGTTGTGTGGAGACTTTTTATTATCATGATGAGGAAATGCAAGAACAAGCTGCCAATGTTGAACTCCAGAAGTTTCAGAGTAGAGAAGGACCATTTAGCAAGAAGCTTGCAAGGACTTTTGAAAACTTTGATTATAATCCAG CATCATGGTGGCGGCTGTATGGAACTGAAACACCAGCTCTACAGAAGATGGCTACAAGGATCCTATCTTTGACAGCAAGCTCTTCTGGTTGTGAAAGAAATTGGAGTGGGTTTGATGGGGTGCACACTAAGAAGAGAAACAGGCTTACTGTAGACCGCCTCAACAAGTTGGTCTACATTCAATTCAACAACAGGCTGCTTAATAAGAGAGCAAAGATCAAGTCAAAGAAAATTACTGATGTTCTCTTGTCTAGTGATACAACTGAAGCTCAAGGTTTCCTCCAAGAGAATGGAGATGATTTGGCAGTAATTGTTTTtagagatgatgaagatgaggaacTCATGGAAGGTACAGGGATACCTTGGTCTGTGCTTGGAGATGCAGTGGGAGCAGAAGAACAACTAGAGCTGCGTAGAAGTGCAAGGGTGAGAGAGCTCTATGAAGGAGAAGAGTTCCAGTCCGAAGAAGAAGAgtttgatgaagatgaggatgactaTGTGATGGATGATTAG